The Carassius auratus strain Wakin chromosome 5, ASM336829v1, whole genome shotgun sequence genome includes a window with the following:
- the LOC113077658 gene encoding C-type lectin domain family 10 member A-like isoform X1, producing MAEFMHIQDSRHSSQNNLFCVLNEDINKKPSHKLKGRFWNKKFCFLLMCGTVILFMALLITVSVKLQHQYSKVTEVENEVANLTSSLALLSSNQQDTSRHQNSKLTEVENEVANLTSSLALLSSNQQDTLQHQNSKLTEVENEVANLTSSLALLSSNQQDTLQHQNSKLTEVENEVANLTSSLALLSSNQKDTLQHQNSKLTEVENEVANLTSSLALLSSNQKDTLQHQNSKLTEVENEVANLTSSLALLSSNQQETLQHQNSKLTEVENEVANLTSSLALLSSNQQDTYDRFMEMVGELKADLDSRITNLTQHKPVLSCKAGWQPFLSNCYEFSSQKLSWQKARSYCSGKGTLMLILGNDSREWDFIVQHAVRSSESYWIGLTDMITGHWRWVDGTPYTMNSSQWEPGEPNNWRGEEDCGELTASGKLNDGNCSKNFRFICKAPASEN from the exons ATGGCAGAGTTTATGCACATTCAGGACTCCAGGCACAGTTCACAGAACAATCTTTTCTGTGTACTAAATGAGGACATTAACAAGAAACCATCACACAAACTGAAAG GTCGCTTTTGGAATAAAAAGTTTTGCTTTCTTCTGATGTGTGGCACTGTCATACTCTTCATGGCTCTGTTAATTACAGTATctgtaaaat TGCAGCACCAGTACAGTAAAGTGACCGAGGTAGAGAATGAAGTGGCCAATCTGACATCTTCTTTAGCTTTGCTTTCTTCAAACCAACAAGATACAT CGCGACACcaaaacagtaaactgactgagGTAGAGAATGAAGTGGCCAATCTGACTTCCTCTTTAGCTTTGCTTTCTTCAAACCAACAAGATACAT TGCAACACcaaaacagtaaactgactgagGTAGAGAATGAAGTGGCCAATCTGACTTCTTCTTTAGCTTTGCTTTCTTCAAACCAACAAGATACAT TGCAACACcaaaacagtaaactgactgagGTAGAGAATGAAGTGGCCAATCTGACTTCTTCTTTAGCTTTGCTTTCTTCAAACCAAAAAGATACAT TGCAACACcaaaacagtaaactgactgagGTAGAGAATGAAGTGGCCAATCTGACTTCTTCTTTAGCTTTGCTTTCTTCAAACCAAAAAGATACAT TGCAACACcaaaacagtaaactgactgagGTAGAGAATGAAGTGGCCAATCTGACTTCTTCTTTAGCTTTGCTTTCTTCAAACCAACAAGAAACAT TGCAACACcaaaacagtaaactgactgagGTAGAGAATGAAGTGGCCAATCTGACTTCTTCTTTAGCTTTGCTTTCTTCAAACCAACAAGATACAT ATGACAGATTTATGGAGATGGTCGGTGAACTGAAAGCTGATCTGGATAGCAGAATAACAAATTTGACTCAAC ATAAACCTGTTCTGAGCTGTAAAGCTGGGTGGCAACCATTTCTTTCCAACTGCTATGAATTTTCCAGTCAGAAATTGAGCTGGCAAAAGGCACGCTCATACTGCAGTGGAAAGGGCACTCTGATGCTCATCCTGGGGAATGACTCCAGGGAGTGG GATTTTATTGTGCAACACGCTGTTCGTTCATCTGAATCCTACTGGATTGGTCTTACAGATATGATAACTGGACATTGGAGATGGGTTGATGGAACACCCTACACCATGAACAGCAG tcaGTGGGAACCAGGAGAACCAAATAATTGGAGGGGTGAAGAGGACTGTGGAGAACTAACAGCATCTGGGAAACTGAATGATGGCAACTGCTCAAAGAATTTCAGATTCATCTGTAAAGCACCAGCCAGTGAAAACTAA
- the LOC113077658 gene encoding C-type lectin domain family 10 member A-like isoform X2, with translation MAEFMHIQDSRHSSQNNLFCVLNEDINKKPSHKLKGRFWNKKFCFLLMCGTVILFMALLITVSVKLQHQYSKVTEVENEVANLTSSLALLSSNQQDTLQHQNSKLTEVENEVANLTSSLALLSSNQQDTLQHQNSKLTEVENEVANLTSSLALLSSNQKDTLQHQNSKLTEVENEVANLTSSLALLSSNQKDTLQHQNSKLTEVENEVANLTSSLALLSSNQQETLQHQNSKLTEVENEVANLTSSLALLSSNQQDTYDRFMEMVGELKADLDSRITNLTQHKPVLSCKAGWQPFLSNCYEFSSQKLSWQKARSYCSGKGTLMLILGNDSREWDFIVQHAVRSSESYWIGLTDMITGHWRWVDGTPYTMNSSQWEPGEPNNWRGEEDCGELTASGKLNDGNCSKNFRFICKAPASEN, from the exons ATGGCAGAGTTTATGCACATTCAGGACTCCAGGCACAGTTCACAGAACAATCTTTTCTGTGTACTAAATGAGGACATTAACAAGAAACCATCACACAAACTGAAAG GTCGCTTTTGGAATAAAAAGTTTTGCTTTCTTCTGATGTGTGGCACTGTCATACTCTTCATGGCTCTGTTAATTACAGTATctgtaaaat TGCAGCACCAGTACAGTAAAGTGACCGAGGTAGAGAATGAAGTGGCCAATCTGACATCTTCTTTAGCTTTGCTTTCTTCAAACCAACAAGATACAT TGCAACACcaaaacagtaaactgactgagGTAGAGAATGAAGTGGCCAATCTGACTTCTTCTTTAGCTTTGCTTTCTTCAAACCAACAAGATACAT TGCAACACcaaaacagtaaactgactgagGTAGAGAATGAAGTGGCCAATCTGACTTCTTCTTTAGCTTTGCTTTCTTCAAACCAAAAAGATACAT TGCAACACcaaaacagtaaactgactgagGTAGAGAATGAAGTGGCCAATCTGACTTCTTCTTTAGCTTTGCTTTCTTCAAACCAAAAAGATACAT TGCAACACcaaaacagtaaactgactgagGTAGAGAATGAAGTGGCCAATCTGACTTCTTCTTTAGCTTTGCTTTCTTCAAACCAACAAGAAACAT TGCAACACcaaaacagtaaactgactgagGTAGAGAATGAAGTGGCCAATCTGACTTCTTCTTTAGCTTTGCTTTCTTCAAACCAACAAGATACAT ATGACAGATTTATGGAGATGGTCGGTGAACTGAAAGCTGATCTGGATAGCAGAATAACAAATTTGACTCAAC ATAAACCTGTTCTGAGCTGTAAAGCTGGGTGGCAACCATTTCTTTCCAACTGCTATGAATTTTCCAGTCAGAAATTGAGCTGGCAAAAGGCACGCTCATACTGCAGTGGAAAGGGCACTCTGATGCTCATCCTGGGGAATGACTCCAGGGAGTGG GATTTTATTGTGCAACACGCTGTTCGTTCATCTGAATCCTACTGGATTGGTCTTACAGATATGATAACTGGACATTGGAGATGGGTTGATGGAACACCCTACACCATGAACAGCAG tcaGTGGGAACCAGGAGAACCAAATAATTGGAGGGGTGAAGAGGACTGTGGAGAACTAACAGCATCTGGGAAACTGAATGATGGCAACTGCTCAAAGAATTTCAGATTCATCTGTAAAGCACCAGCCAGTGAAAACTAA
- the LOC113069181 gene encoding uncharacterized protein LOC113069181, whose protein sequence is MWHIFPKDLYRGCCWIFDKVMHFLEIVQTFFHYMWHNFPKDLYRGCCRIFAKVTNHFLETVQTSFSNMWQFFKRNLYRGCCWIFAKVKTSFMWHIFPKDLYRGCCWIFTKVMEKEERKMYPYQVQKFEPFQPNQGKYYVIEMGKSGDLRKQILGHLQKKRAYLEEVHSVDDCNVILVFCPIVSRAGTDIDAALNELNTCSETASKPAILMVFHHSFDCYKTVPDSSRSINRRNTLTVDCLFNEDEGLLACERNDEALAKIVQCFKNQHFLEIVQTSFIWNIFPKNLHHGCCSLFAKVMTIWPGKDRGTYKSSTYTERSRLIYADEESKNENLKHDVEKNE, encoded by the exons ATGTGGCACATCTTCCCAAAGGATCTGTATCGTGGATGCTGTTGGATATTTGACAAAGTGATG CATTTTCTCGAAATTGTACAGACATTTTTTCATTATATGTGGCACAACTTCCCAAAAGATCTGTATCGTGGATGCTGTCGGATATTTGCCAAAGTGACG AACCATTTTCTTGAAACTGTACAGACGTCTTTTAGCAATATGTGGCAATTCTTCAAAAGAAATCTGTATCGAGGATGCTGTTGGATATTTGCCAAAGTAAAG ACGTCTTTTATGTGGCACATCTTCCCAAAAGATCTGTATCGTGGATGCTGTTGGATATTTACCAAAGTGATG gaaaaagaagagagaaaaatgtACCCGTACCAGGTCCAGAAATTTGAGCCATTCCAACCCAATCAAG GAAAATACTATGTAATTGAGATGGGCAAGTCAGGCGATTTGCGAAAGCAGATTTTAGGTCATCTCCAAAAGAAAAGAGCTTATTTGGAGGAGGTGCACAGTGTGGACGATTGTAATGTGATTCTGGTTTTCTGCCCCATTGTTTCACGGGCAGGAACTGACATTGATGCTGCACTGAATGAACTCAATACATGTTCAG AAACAGCATCCAAACCAGCTATTTTGATGGTGTTCCATCACTCATTCGACTGTTATAAAACTGTACCAGACAGCAGCAGATCTATAAACAGGAGAAATACACTCACAGTGGACTGTCTTTTCAATGAAGATGAAGGATTGTTGGCATGTGAAAGGAATGATGAGGCACTGGCAAAAATTGTTCAGTGTTTCAAAAATCAG CATTTTCTTGAAATTGTACAGACGTCTTTTATATGGAACATCTTCCCAAAAAATCTGCATCATGGATGCTGTTCGTTATTTGCCAAAGTGATG ACAATATGGCCAGGAAAAGATAGAGGAACGTATAAATCAAGTACA tacactgaaaGAAGCAGACTGATATATGCAGATGAAGAAAGTAAGAATGAAAACCTAAAGCATG ATgttgaaaaaaatgaatga